A window from Plectropomus leopardus isolate mb chromosome 21, YSFRI_Pleo_2.0, whole genome shotgun sequence encodes these proteins:
- the prlh2 gene encoding prolactin releasing hormone 2, with protein sequence MLSGRAADVRHCVLTSRWLPAALALLLLLSSSFSSAHSTTVEHDFHIVHNVDNRSPEIDPFWYVGRGVRPIGRFGKRHSSVETLGSGGMQPVLRTLGLLLNSLRNKEDLGKVLDGEDRDWLP encoded by the exons ATGCTGTCTGGGAGAGCGGCTGATGTCCGGCACTGCGTCCTGACGAGCCGCTGGCTGCCTGCAGCTCTGgcgctgctcctcctcctctcctccagcttCAGCAGCGCTCACAGCACCACGGTGGAGCACGACTTCCACATTGTTCACAATGTTGACAACAGAA GTCCAGAAATAGATCCATTCTGGTACGTGGGGCGTGGAGTAAGACCCATCGGGCGCTTTGGGAAAAGGCACAGCAGCGTGGAAACTCTGGGCAGCGGCGGGATGCAGCCTGTTCTCAGGACTTTAGGGCTGCTGCTCAATAGCCTGAGAAACAAAGAGGACCTGGGGAAAGTGCTAGATGGAGAAGACAGGGATTGGTTACCGTGA